One region of Wyeomyia smithii strain HCP4-BCI-WySm-NY-G18 chromosome 3, ASM2978416v1, whole genome shotgun sequence genomic DNA includes:
- the LOC129727132 gene encoding cytochrome P450 4V2-like produces the protein MFFLLLLSILGILLAYQYFKILSGYRFADQIPTVRPVYPILGHLVAFSGKSSEQAFWLTVRYFQQVDRLGKIVLGPKPFVLVNQPDLLQQVLTRSDLHDKPFFYDFLTLGGGLITERSGEKWHHVRKLLNPTFNTRMLTNFLPIMDYRASRMVAKLGPLADGQTEVDIMKFIGECTLEMVFSTTMGRNAHELPGQREYIRNLEVIQNCVGERILNANQYLGVFYRMSIAYKIEQISRDICNKFTDKIISERRKELEEESEIATDEDEFKAKSLNFLDEVLMIQKRENLAFTDQDISDQLYTMMTAAHDTSALTVANTCLFLAMNPEIQSKVLAEMNDVFHSPSVEINCDTLKQLEYTEMVIKEVLRLCPVAPLVARETSEEIILDGIRIPKGQILAINFYTLHRRKDFWGADPERFDPERFRPEECEKRHPYAYLPFSGGLRNCIGSRYAANSMRIMLLRILQQFELRTDLKQSDLRFKFEVTLKLTGPHRVCLMERNK, from the exons ATGTTTTTTCTGTTACTATTATCGATACTCGGCATCCTGCTGGCGTATCAGTACTTCAAGATCCTTAGCGGTTATCGTTTTGCCGATCAAATACCCACCGTCCGACCGGTTTACCCGATCCTCGGCCATTTGGTCGCGTTTTCGGGCAAATCTTCCGAACAAGCCTTTTGGCTAACGGTGAGATACTTCCAGCAGGTGGATCGCCTCGGAAAAATCGTGTTGGGTCCGAAACCGTTCGTGTTGGTCAACCAGCCGGATCTACTGCAGCAGGTGCTCACCCGAAGCGACCTGCACGATAAGCCCTTCTTCTACGATTTTTTGACCCTCGGTGGTGGGTTGATCACGGAACGAT CCGGGGAAAAATGGCACCACGTGCGGAAGCTGCTGAATCCCACTTTCAACACTCGAATGCTGACCAACTTCCTACCTATCATGGATTACCGTGCCAGTAGGATGGTAGCAAAATTAGGCCCTCTAGCGGATGGACAGACGGAGGTGGACATCATGAAATTCATCGGTGAGTGTACGCTGGAGATGGTGTTCAGCACGACTATGGGACGCAATGCACACGAACTGCCCGGCCAACGAGAGTATATACGAAACTTAGAAGT tattcaaaattgtgtTGGAGAAAGAATTCTAAATGCAAACCAATACTTGGGAGTGTTTTATCGAATGAGCATTGCTTACAAAATAGAACAAATTTCTAGAGATATTTGCAATAAATTTACAGATAAG ATTATCAGCGAAAGACGCAAAGAGCTTGAAGAGGAATCAGAAATCGCAACTGACGAAGATGAATTCAAAGCGAAATCACTGAACTTCCTAGATGAGGTATTAATGATACAAAAACGAGAAAATCTCGCATTTACAGATCAGGATATATCCGATCAACTGTACACTATGATGACCGCT GCACACGACACATCAGCTCTGACCGTAGCTAATACGTGTCTATTCCTCGCAATGAACCCGGAGATACAGTCGAAAGTCCTAGCCGAAATGAACGATGTATTCCACTCACCATCGGTGGAAATCAACTGCGACACGCTCAAGCAGCTTGAGTATACAGAAATGGTCATCAAAGAAGTTCTACGACTGTGCCCAGTTGCTCCACTTGTTGCCCGAGAAACCTCGGAAGAAATCATACTCGATGGCATTCGCATTCCGAAGGGACAAATTTTGGCAATAAACTTCTACACCCTGCATCGTCGCAAGGACTTCTGGGGTGCCGATCCAGAACGCTTCGACCCGGAACGTTTCCGTCCGGAGGAGTGCGAGAAACGCCATCCGTACGCTTATCTGCCGTTCAGCGGAGGCCTACGGAATTGCATCGGTAGTCGATATGCAGCGAATTCGATGCGAATAATGTTGCTGAGAATTCTACAACAATTTGAGTTGCGCACCGATCTGAAGCAGTCCGATTTGAGGTTCAAGTTTGAGGTAACATTGAAATTGACTGGACCGCACCGGGTGTGTTTAATGGAGAGAAATAAATGA
- the LOC129729117 gene encoding cytochrome P450 4V2-like: MLLLTLIICSCVLLVIYIMQQLSRVRYTNNLKPVQSGLPVLGQLPMFWKKSASQAFWAVTQCFMQIDRLGKLMLGPLLPVALVTQPDLLQIVLTNSNLCGKPFFYDFLRLQGGLITERSVEKWRRLRKILNPTFNNRMLTSFLPTMDYRANKMVAKLVPLADGQTEVDIMNFICECSLEMVFSTTMGRNAHELPGQREYLRNIEIIRDLLGERVLNANQYFEVFYRMSNAYRTDQTSREICNKFAEKIIIERRKELEEESNIVTEKDEFKSKSLNFLDEEISAQLHTIMTAALDTSALTIAYTCLFLTMNPEVQSKVLAEMKDVFHSPSVEVNCDTLKQLEYTDMVIKEVLRLCPVAPLIARETSEEIVLDGVCSPKGQILAINFYALHRRMDFWGTDPERFDPERFRPEECEKRHPYAYLPFSGGLRNCIGSRYAVNSMRIMLLRILQQFELHTDLKQSDLRFKFEITLRLTEPHRVRLVKRNK; the protein is encoded by the exons ATGCTGTTGCTAACTTTAATCATCTGCTCCTGTGTTCTGCTGGtgatttacattatgcagcagCTAAGTCGTGTTCGCTACACCAACAACCTGAAGCCCGTCCAGTCGGGACTACCCGTGCTCGGGCAACTGCCGATGTTCTGGAAAAAAAGCGCCAGTCAAGCATTCTGGGCAGTAACGCAGTGTTTCATGCAGATCGATCGACTTGGAAAATTAATGCTGGGCCCATTGCTGCCGGTGGCTTTGGTCACTCAACCAGACCTTTTGCAAATTGTTTTAACCAACAGCAATCTGTGCGGGAAACCTTTTTTCTACGATTTCTTGCGACTGCAGGGTGGTCTCATCACCGAAAGGT CGGTAGAAAAATGGCGCCGTCTTCGGAAGATCCTGAATCCCACCTTTAACAATCGAATGCTGACCAGCTTTCTACCTACCATGGATTACCGTGCCAATAAGATGGTGGCAAAATTAGTGCCTCTAGCGGATGGACAGACGGAGGTGGATATCATGAATTTCATTTGTGAGTGCTCACTGGAGATGGTATTCAGCACTACAATGGGACGCAACGCACACGAACTGCCCGGCCAGCGAGAATATTTACGAAACATAGAAAT TATTCGAGATCTTCTCGGAGAAAGAGTTCTAAACGCAAATCAATACTTCGAAGTCTTCTATCGAATGAGCAATGCTTACAGGACAGACCAAACTTCGAGAGAAATTTGCAATAAATTTGCAGAGAAG ATTATCATCGAAAGGCGCAAAGAGCTTGAAGAGGAATCAAATATCGTAACTGAAAAAGATGAATTCAAatcaaaatcactaaactttTTGGATGAG GAAATTTCCGCTCAACTACACACTATAATGACCGCC GCACTCGACACATCAGCTTTGACCATAGCCTACACCTGTCTATTCCTTACAATGAACCCGGAGGTACAGTCGAAAGTCCTAGCCGAGATGAAAGATGTATTTCACTCACCATCGGTGGAAGTCAACTGCGATACTCTCAAACAGCTTGAGTACACTGATATGGTCATCAAGGAAGTTCTTCGACTCTGCCCGGTTGCTCCACTTATCGCACGTGAAACCTCGGAAGAAATCGTGCTCGATGGTGTTTGCAGCCCGAAGGGACAAATTTTGGCAATAAATTTCTACGCCCTGCATCGACGCATGGACTTCTGGGGTACCGATCCGGAACGCTTCGACCCGGAACGATTCCGTCCGGAGGAGTGTGAAAAACGTCATCCGTACGCCTATCTCCCGTTCAGTGGAGGCCTTCGGAATTGCATCGGTAGTCGATATGCAGTGAATTCGATGCGAATAATGTTGCTGAGAATTCTACAACAATTTGAGTTGCACACCGATCTAAAGCAATCCGACTTGAGGTTCAAGTTTGAGATAACATTGAGGCTGACCGAACCACACCGGGTGCGATTGGTGAAGAGAAATAAATGA